One window of the Anoplolepis gracilipes chromosome 9, ASM4749672v1, whole genome shotgun sequence genome contains the following:
- the Tomosyn gene encoding syntaxin-binding protein 5 isoform X5 → MKKFTIKGVLDGFRSSVPQPVKTDQEIVENLRPEHFQVKKTFRHGFPHQPTALAFDPVQRLLAIGTKSGSLRILGRPGVDAHVKHEGGAAVVQLQFLINEGALVSATADDTVHLWNFRQKIPQVVQSLKFQRDRITCIHLPLQSKWLYIGTERGNIHILHIETFVLSGYVINWNKAIEVSRKTHPGAVVHLSDNPLDLSKMLIGYTTGQIVLWDLKTKNADYRCQTDDPLKSITWHHEGKQFMCSHTDGSLSTWTVRQLKPANVTYPHAKATKDGEPELCKPIQKVEWKLSRSGDTYIIFSGGLAYDTTGRTPSITVIQNGKTTTVLEMEHNVIDFVTLCDSPWASDFQDPYAVVVLLQNDLVVIDLLTPGFPCFENPYPMDIHESPVTCCAYFADCPSDLVPAFYSVGSKSQKKTGFSEKEWPISGGEWSSSSSSYNEIILTGHADGSIKFWDASAGTLQVLYKLKTAKLFEKTRTRSIDSEEDPLAIQLIFLCPESRKLAIAGSGKHVVLFKFKKVESMSEVVTLEICLSVDPTKEGDNSPDRESPANTVGNVESKNTEFNHPLKIKTGLQKRAAGFQATLICLTTAPIGEQPENITALSLNSSYGLLAYGNESGLVIVDIVQKISLIVLNTSDIGGGSDPYQRVLRSPKRQDDLRRENEDKARSPSTDQMNGMCVLPVTGRSTVGVGGERGDNGDNSDGCSTGSGSGGGGGGSNGAYNSDGGASSNAGACIIRSGTRNAAAGAISGTDEEINMQVSRKGVTLDQRHPRAQGIRKLQKCLSTTTSHFEVDSASGAAAAFPTVSLFYAQRSTEMRSCSSAVPQASLNYQNILTNTRQYSSFDKFDGSFQRSRSSSMSSLENITTETISCLTFADSYTKKTDTNGMPTLWIGTSLGSVTTVVFNTPAHGERHAHPVVVSTCNGSTFKLKGCILSMSFLDCNGALIPYLFESWKDENTDGKERNKSQGKCTNSRMSPSANTQVSGDNFEDRQFVVLASEKQARVVALPSQNCVYRQQLADTHIVIKAEVTPLKDNVSLVCYVSNGHITTYSLPSLRPLIDVDFLPLIDLSFQTTKHGIVDPMLSIWGHQLFVNGDTDQIAKTLCFSNRGHGLYLSSPMEIQKFSVSSEFCAELTEMMGDLFIGHDMPEPPKEGFFKGLFGGGSRSLDREELFGESSGRASRTVAKHIPGPNEALRERVSSATGEVNMAHQMVVERGEKLSQLEERTARMMSEAENFSTSAHGLMLKYKDKKWYQL, encoded by the exons ACATTCAGACACGGCTTCCCGCATCAGCCGACAGCATTGGCATTCGACCCAGTTCAAAGGCTCCTAGCTATTGGCACTAAATCAGGATCCCTCAGAAT TTTGGGTAGACCAGGTGTAGATGCACACGTTAAGCATGAGGGAGGTGCGGCTGTAGTACAATTACAGTTCTTGATCAACGAAGGGGCATTAGTGTCCGCTACGGCGGACGACACCGTGCATTTATGGAACTTCCGTCAGAAGATACCGCAAGTGGTGCAAAGTCTCAAGTTTCAAAGAGACAG AATCACTTGCATTCATCTACCGCTTCAAAGTAAATGGTTGTATATCGGGACGGAACGAGGAAATATTCACATATTGCACATTGAAACGTTCGTTCTATCCGGATATGTAATTAACTGGAACAAGGCTATTGAAGT atctAGAAAGACCCATCCTGGTGCTGTAGTACACTTGAGTGATAATCCTTTAGATTTGAGCAAG ATGCTTATAGGATATACGACAGGGCAAATTGTTCTGTGGGACTTAAAAACCAAAAATGCTGACTATAGGTGTCAAACAGACGATCCATTAAAATCGATAACATGGCACCATGAAGGTAAACAGTTTATGTGCAGTCACACGGATGGTTCACTCTCGACTTGGACTGTTCGGCAATTAAAGCCGGCGAATGTTACATACCCACACG CAAAAGCTACTAAAGACGGAGAACCTGAACTTTGCAAACCCATTCAAAAAGTAGAGTGGAAATTATCGAGATCAGG ggATACGTATATCATATTTTCTGGTGGATTAGCATACGATACCACTGGAAGAACACCTAGCATTACAGTGATACAAAATGGAAAAACTACTACGGTGCTTGAAATGGAACATAATGTTATAGACTTTGTAACGCTGTGTGATAGTCCATGGGCTAGTG attttcaaGATCCTTACGCTGTTGTTGTTCTACTACAAAATGATCTGGTTGTGATAGATTTGTTAACTCCTGGATTCCCTTGTTTCGAGAATCCGTATCCCATGGATATTCATGAATCTCCCGTAACATGTTGTGCATATTTCGCGGACTGTCCTTCGGATCTGGTACCTGCATTTTATTCCGTTGGATCCAAGTCACAAAAGAAAACGGGCTTTAGCGAGAAAGAATGGCCTATTTCTGGGGGAGAATGGAGTTCTAGTTCTAGCAGTTATAACGAGATTATTCTTACTGg GCATGCCGATGGGAGTATAAAGTTCTGGGACGCTTCAGCGGGAACGTTACAAGTTCTTTACAAACTAAAGACGGCGAAACTTTTCGAAAAGACTAGAACGCGTAGTATAGACTCCGAGGAAGACCCGTTAGCGATTCAACTTATCTTCCTTTGTCCTGAAAGTCGAAAATTAGCTATTGCGGGAAGCGGCAAACACGTTgtgttgtttaaatttaaaaaggtCGAGAGTATGTCTGAAGTAGTG ACTTTGGAGATATGCTTATCAGTGGACCCAACAAAAGAAGGGGATAATTCGCCGGATCGTGAATCTCCGGCAAACACCGTGGGAAATGTGGAATCGAAGAATACAGAGTTTAATCATCCGCTCAAGATTAAAACGGGGCTACAAAAGAGAGCGGCCGGTTTTCAAGCAACATTGATTTGTTTGACAACGGCACCCATTGGAGAACAACCGGAAAATATAACTGCTCTTAGCTTAAATTCTTCATATGGCCT ATTGGCCTATGGAAACGAGTCAGGGTTAGTGATAGTGGACATCGTGCAGAAGATTTCTTTAATTGTATTGAATACCAGTGATATTGGAGGTGGTTCTGATCCTTATCAACGCGTCTTACGGAGTCCCAAACGGCAAGATGACTTAAGACGAGAAAATGAAGACAAGGCCCGAAGTCCGAGTACAGACCAG ATGAACGGGATGTGCGTATTGCCGGTGACAGGAAGAAGTACAGTGGGTGTTGGTGGTGAGAGGGGTGACAATGGTGATAATAGTGATGGTTGTAGCACCGGCagcggcagcggcggcggtggGGGTGGCAGCAACGGCGCCTACAATAGTGACGGTGGTGCAAGTTCTAATGCTGGTGCTTGCATAATTCGCTCGGGTACTCGTAATGCCGCCGCCGGCGCGATTAGCGGTACCGACGAGGAAATTAATATGCAAGTGTCTCGCAAGGGTGTCACGTTAGATCAACGTCACCCGCGCGCCCAGGGTATAAGGAAGCTCCAGAAGTGTCTGAGCACCACTACCAGCCACTTCGAGGTGGATTCCGCCTCGGGCGCTGCCGCCGCTTTTCCGACAGTCTCGCTATTCTACGCTCAGCGTAGCACGGAGATGAGAAGTTGCTCCTCAGCCGTCCCTCAAGCGTCTTTGAACTACCAGAATATCCTCACCAACACCAGACAGTATAGCAGCTTTG ACAAATTCGACGGTTCCTTTCAACGATCAAGGAGCTCGAGTATGTCGTCCCTCGAAAATATTACCACAGAAACCATAAGCTGCCTTACATTTGCGGATTCTTATACGAAAAAAACCG atacaaatggCATGCCAACTTTATGGATTGGCACGTCTCTGGGATCTGTAACGACTGTTGTATTCAATACACCTGCCCATGGCGAACGTCATGCTCATCCAGTGGTTGTGTCTACTTGTA ATGGATCTACTTTCAAACTCAAGGGTTGTATCCTGTCCATGTCATTCTTAGATTGCAATGGCGCTCTGATTCCATATTTATTCGAGTCTTGGAAAGACGAAAACACGGATGGCAAGGAACGCAATA AGAGTCAAGGTAAATGTACAAATAGCCGAATGTCACCGTCGGCGAATACGCAAGTCAGCGGGGATAATTTTGAAGACAGACAATTTGTTGTGCTTGCATCGGAAAAGCAAGCGAGAGTTGTGGCGTTACCCTCCCAAAACTGTGTATATAGACAACAGCTGGCGGATACTCATATCGTAATTAAAGCAGAGGTTACACCACTGAaag ATAATGTCTCTCTGGTATGTTATGTTTCCAACGGTCACATCACGACGTACAGTCTGCCTAGCCTTAGACCGCTGATAGACGTTGATTTTCTACCTCTTATAGACTTGAG TTTTCAGACTACAAAACACGGCATTGTAGACCCCATGTTGAGCATATGGGGTCATCAACTCTTTGTTAATGGCGATACCGATCA GATCGCAAAGACGCTTTGCTTCAGCAATCGAGGCCACGGTTTATATCTTTCTTCACCTATGGAAATTCAAAAGTTCTCTGTTTCGAGTGAATTCTg cgcTGAATTAACGGAGATGATGGGTGATTTGTTTATTGGTCATGATATGCCAGAACCGCCTAAAGAAGGTTTCTTTAAAGGTTTATTCGGTGGAGGTTCGAGAAGCCTCGACCGAGAGGAGTTGT TCGGCGAATCTAGCGGTCGAGCGTCACGCACAGTGGCGAAACACATTCCAGGACCAAACGAGGCTCTCCGAGAGCGAGTCTCTAGCGCAACAGGAGAAGTAAATATGGCACATCAAATGGTTGTAGAACGTGGCGAGAAGCTATCGCAGCTCGAGGAAAGGACCGCGCGCATGATGTCGGAGGCTGAGAACTTTTCGACGAGCGCTCACGGATTGATGCTCAAGTACAAAGACAAGAAATGGTACCAACTATGA
- the Tomosyn gene encoding syntaxin-binding protein 5 isoform X8, whose amino-acid sequence MKKFTIKGVLDGFRSSVPQPVKTDQEIVENLRPEHFQVKKTFRHGFPHQPTALAFDPVQRLLAIGTKSGSLRILGRPGVDAHVKHEGGAAVVQLQFLINEGALVSATADDTVHLWNFRQKIPQVVQSLKFQRDRITCIHLPLQSKWLYIGTERGNIHILHIETFVLSGYVINWNKAIEVSRKTHPGAVVHLSDNPLDLSKMLIGYTTGQIVLWDLKTKNADYRCQTDDPLKSITWHHEGKQFMCSHTDGSLSTWTVRQLKPANVTYPHAKATKDGEPELCKPIQKVEWKLSRSGDTYIIFSGGLAYDTTGRTPSITVIQNGKTTTVLEMEHNVIDFVTLCDSPWASDFQDPYAVVVLLQNDLVVIDLLTPGFPCFENPYPMDIHESPVTCCAYFADCPSDLVPAFYSVGSKSQKKTGFSEKEWPISGGEWSSSSSSYNEIILTGHADGSIKFWDASAGTLQVLYKLKTAKLFEKTRTRSIDSEEDPLAIQLIFLCPESRKLAIAGSGKHVVLFKFKKVESMSEVVTLEICLSVDPTKEGDNSPDRESPANTVGNVESKNTEFNHPLKIKTGLQKRAAGFQATLICLTTAPIGEQPENITALSLNSSYGLLAYGNESGLVIVDIVQKISLIVLNTSDIGGGSDPYQRVLRSPKRQDDLRRENEDKARSPSTDQVQINFAVFPDSKLDSDKFDGSFQRSRSSSMSSLENITTETISCLTFADSYTKKTDTNGMPTLWIGTSLGSVTTVVFNTPAHGERHAHPVVVSTCNGSTFKLKGCILSMSFLDCNGALIPYLFESWKDENTDGKERNKSQGKCTNSRMSPSANTQVSGDNFEDRQFVVLASEKQARVVALPSQNCVYRQQLADTHIVIKAEVTPLKDNVSLVCYVSNGHITTYSLPSLRPLIDVDFLPLIDLSFQTTKHGIVDPMLSIWGHQLFVNGDTDQIAKTLCFSNRGHGLYLSSPMEIQKFSVSSEFCAELTEMMGDLFIGHDMPEPPKEGFFKGLFGGGSRSLDREELFGESSGRASRTVAKHIPGPNEALRERVSSATGEVNMAHQMVVERGEKLSQLEERTARMMSEAENFSTSAHGLMLKYKDKKWYQL is encoded by the exons ACATTCAGACACGGCTTCCCGCATCAGCCGACAGCATTGGCATTCGACCCAGTTCAAAGGCTCCTAGCTATTGGCACTAAATCAGGATCCCTCAGAAT TTTGGGTAGACCAGGTGTAGATGCACACGTTAAGCATGAGGGAGGTGCGGCTGTAGTACAATTACAGTTCTTGATCAACGAAGGGGCATTAGTGTCCGCTACGGCGGACGACACCGTGCATTTATGGAACTTCCGTCAGAAGATACCGCAAGTGGTGCAAAGTCTCAAGTTTCAAAGAGACAG AATCACTTGCATTCATCTACCGCTTCAAAGTAAATGGTTGTATATCGGGACGGAACGAGGAAATATTCACATATTGCACATTGAAACGTTCGTTCTATCCGGATATGTAATTAACTGGAACAAGGCTATTGAAGT atctAGAAAGACCCATCCTGGTGCTGTAGTACACTTGAGTGATAATCCTTTAGATTTGAGCAAG ATGCTTATAGGATATACGACAGGGCAAATTGTTCTGTGGGACTTAAAAACCAAAAATGCTGACTATAGGTGTCAAACAGACGATCCATTAAAATCGATAACATGGCACCATGAAGGTAAACAGTTTATGTGCAGTCACACGGATGGTTCACTCTCGACTTGGACTGTTCGGCAATTAAAGCCGGCGAATGTTACATACCCACACG CAAAAGCTACTAAAGACGGAGAACCTGAACTTTGCAAACCCATTCAAAAAGTAGAGTGGAAATTATCGAGATCAGG ggATACGTATATCATATTTTCTGGTGGATTAGCATACGATACCACTGGAAGAACACCTAGCATTACAGTGATACAAAATGGAAAAACTACTACGGTGCTTGAAATGGAACATAATGTTATAGACTTTGTAACGCTGTGTGATAGTCCATGGGCTAGTG attttcaaGATCCTTACGCTGTTGTTGTTCTACTACAAAATGATCTGGTTGTGATAGATTTGTTAACTCCTGGATTCCCTTGTTTCGAGAATCCGTATCCCATGGATATTCATGAATCTCCCGTAACATGTTGTGCATATTTCGCGGACTGTCCTTCGGATCTGGTACCTGCATTTTATTCCGTTGGATCCAAGTCACAAAAGAAAACGGGCTTTAGCGAGAAAGAATGGCCTATTTCTGGGGGAGAATGGAGTTCTAGTTCTAGCAGTTATAACGAGATTATTCTTACTGg GCATGCCGATGGGAGTATAAAGTTCTGGGACGCTTCAGCGGGAACGTTACAAGTTCTTTACAAACTAAAGACGGCGAAACTTTTCGAAAAGACTAGAACGCGTAGTATAGACTCCGAGGAAGACCCGTTAGCGATTCAACTTATCTTCCTTTGTCCTGAAAGTCGAAAATTAGCTATTGCGGGAAGCGGCAAACACGTTgtgttgtttaaatttaaaaaggtCGAGAGTATGTCTGAAGTAGTG ACTTTGGAGATATGCTTATCAGTGGACCCAACAAAAGAAGGGGATAATTCGCCGGATCGTGAATCTCCGGCAAACACCGTGGGAAATGTGGAATCGAAGAATACAGAGTTTAATCATCCGCTCAAGATTAAAACGGGGCTACAAAAGAGAGCGGCCGGTTTTCAAGCAACATTGATTTGTTTGACAACGGCACCCATTGGAGAACAACCGGAAAATATAACTGCTCTTAGCTTAAATTCTTCATATGGCCT ATTGGCCTATGGAAACGAGTCAGGGTTAGTGATAGTGGACATCGTGCAGAAGATTTCTTTAATTGTATTGAATACCAGTGATATTGGAGGTGGTTCTGATCCTTATCAACGCGTCTTACGGAGTCCCAAACGGCAAGATGACTTAAGACGAGAAAATGAAGACAAGGCCCGAAGTCCGAGTACAGACCAG GTTCAAATCAATTTTGCGGTCTTCCCCGACAGCAAGCTCGATTCAG ACAAATTCGACGGTTCCTTTCAACGATCAAGGAGCTCGAGTATGTCGTCCCTCGAAAATATTACCACAGAAACCATAAGCTGCCTTACATTTGCGGATTCTTATACGAAAAAAACCG atacaaatggCATGCCAACTTTATGGATTGGCACGTCTCTGGGATCTGTAACGACTGTTGTATTCAATACACCTGCCCATGGCGAACGTCATGCTCATCCAGTGGTTGTGTCTACTTGTA ATGGATCTACTTTCAAACTCAAGGGTTGTATCCTGTCCATGTCATTCTTAGATTGCAATGGCGCTCTGATTCCATATTTATTCGAGTCTTGGAAAGACGAAAACACGGATGGCAAGGAACGCAATA AGAGTCAAGGTAAATGTACAAATAGCCGAATGTCACCGTCGGCGAATACGCAAGTCAGCGGGGATAATTTTGAAGACAGACAATTTGTTGTGCTTGCATCGGAAAAGCAAGCGAGAGTTGTGGCGTTACCCTCCCAAAACTGTGTATATAGACAACAGCTGGCGGATACTCATATCGTAATTAAAGCAGAGGTTACACCACTGAaag ATAATGTCTCTCTGGTATGTTATGTTTCCAACGGTCACATCACGACGTACAGTCTGCCTAGCCTTAGACCGCTGATAGACGTTGATTTTCTACCTCTTATAGACTTGAG TTTTCAGACTACAAAACACGGCATTGTAGACCCCATGTTGAGCATATGGGGTCATCAACTCTTTGTTAATGGCGATACCGATCA GATCGCAAAGACGCTTTGCTTCAGCAATCGAGGCCACGGTTTATATCTTTCTTCACCTATGGAAATTCAAAAGTTCTCTGTTTCGAGTGAATTCTg cgcTGAATTAACGGAGATGATGGGTGATTTGTTTATTGGTCATGATATGCCAGAACCGCCTAAAGAAGGTTTCTTTAAAGGTTTATTCGGTGGAGGTTCGAGAAGCCTCGACCGAGAGGAGTTGT TCGGCGAATCTAGCGGTCGAGCGTCACGCACAGTGGCGAAACACATTCCAGGACCAAACGAGGCTCTCCGAGAGCGAGTCTCTAGCGCAACAGGAGAAGTAAATATGGCACATCAAATGGTTGTAGAACGTGGCGAGAAGCTATCGCAGCTCGAGGAAAGGACCGCGCGCATGATGTCGGAGGCTGAGAACTTTTCGACGAGCGCTCACGGATTGATGCTCAAGTACAAAGACAAGAAATGGTACCAACTATGA
- the Tomosyn gene encoding syntaxin-binding protein 5 isoform X2 — MKKFTIKGVLDGFRSSVPQPVKTDQEIVENLRPEHFQVKKTFRHGFPHQPTALAFDPVQRLLAIGTKSGSLRILGRPGVDAHVKHEGGAAVVQLQFLINEGALVSATADDTVHLWNFRQKIPQVVQSLKFQRDRITCIHLPLQSKWLYIGTERGNIHILHIETFVLSGYVINWNKAIEVSRKTHPGAVVHLSDNPLDLSKMLIGYTTGQIVLWDLKTKNADYRCQTDDPLKSITWHHEGKQFMCSHTDGSLSTWTVRQLKPANVTYPHAKATKDGEPELCKPIQKVEWKLSRSGDTYIIFSGGLAYDTTGRTPSITVIQNGKTTTVLEMEHNVIDFVTLCDSPWASDFQDPYAVVVLLQNDLVVIDLLTPGFPCFENPYPMDIHESPVTCCAYFADCPSDLVPAFYSVGSKSQKKTGFSEKEWPISGGEWSSSSSSYNEIILTGHADGSIKFWDASAGTLQVLYKLKTAKLFEKTRTRSIDSEEDPLAIQLIFLCPESRKLAIAGSGKHVVLFKFKKVESMSEVVTLEICLSVDPTKEGDNSPDRESPANTVGNVESKNTEFNHPLKIKTGLQKRAAGFQATLICLTTAPIGEQPENITALSLNSSYGLLAYGNESGLVIVDIVQKISLIVLNTSDIGGGSDPYQRVLRSPKRQDDLRRENEDKARSPSTDQNQRESVMESEPVVTRIADSTQQVCLPNESQTGNNSDKSSGEESTNEHNKAGNDDECQKSQGWKGFSLKRQLSKVDLKIKNTFTPSLVSSQNGSSSSGLMQVPQCQQTSGDTGSQKSSTFYCNIDETACTSRSLSPVESVDSESSLSPENQSPGGESPQIDDRKREIQEARSPTSENENEKMIINDGNIGVKTEVVRPMNLSLPEHDLKPPRLKRIAKIKQAKREGRLLSVPNLKFSKNETTVCDLRCEENATSESFTCNLIRRFNKFDGSFQRSRSSSMSSLENITTETISCLTFADSYTKKTDTNGMPTLWIGTSLGSVTTVVFNTPAHGERHAHPVVVSTCNGSTFKLKGCILSMSFLDCNGALIPYLFESWKDENTDGKERNKSQGKCTNSRMSPSANTQVSGDNFEDRQFVVLASEKQARVVALPSQNCVYRQQLADTHIVIKAEVTPLKDNVSLVCYVSNGHITTYSLPSLRPLIDVDFLPLIDLSFQTTKHGIVDPMLSIWGHQLFVNGDTDQIAKTLCFSNRGHGLYLSSPMEIQKFSVSSEFCAELTEMMGDLFIGHDMPEPPKEGFFKGLFGGGSRSLDREELFGESSGRASRTVAKHIPGPNEALRERVSSATGEVNMAHQMVVERGEKLSQLEERTARMMSEAENFSTSAHGLMLKYKDKKWYQL, encoded by the exons ACATTCAGACACGGCTTCCCGCATCAGCCGACAGCATTGGCATTCGACCCAGTTCAAAGGCTCCTAGCTATTGGCACTAAATCAGGATCCCTCAGAAT TTTGGGTAGACCAGGTGTAGATGCACACGTTAAGCATGAGGGAGGTGCGGCTGTAGTACAATTACAGTTCTTGATCAACGAAGGGGCATTAGTGTCCGCTACGGCGGACGACACCGTGCATTTATGGAACTTCCGTCAGAAGATACCGCAAGTGGTGCAAAGTCTCAAGTTTCAAAGAGACAG AATCACTTGCATTCATCTACCGCTTCAAAGTAAATGGTTGTATATCGGGACGGAACGAGGAAATATTCACATATTGCACATTGAAACGTTCGTTCTATCCGGATATGTAATTAACTGGAACAAGGCTATTGAAGT atctAGAAAGACCCATCCTGGTGCTGTAGTACACTTGAGTGATAATCCTTTAGATTTGAGCAAG ATGCTTATAGGATATACGACAGGGCAAATTGTTCTGTGGGACTTAAAAACCAAAAATGCTGACTATAGGTGTCAAACAGACGATCCATTAAAATCGATAACATGGCACCATGAAGGTAAACAGTTTATGTGCAGTCACACGGATGGTTCACTCTCGACTTGGACTGTTCGGCAATTAAAGCCGGCGAATGTTACATACCCACACG CAAAAGCTACTAAAGACGGAGAACCTGAACTTTGCAAACCCATTCAAAAAGTAGAGTGGAAATTATCGAGATCAGG ggATACGTATATCATATTTTCTGGTGGATTAGCATACGATACCACTGGAAGAACACCTAGCATTACAGTGATACAAAATGGAAAAACTACTACGGTGCTTGAAATGGAACATAATGTTATAGACTTTGTAACGCTGTGTGATAGTCCATGGGCTAGTG attttcaaGATCCTTACGCTGTTGTTGTTCTACTACAAAATGATCTGGTTGTGATAGATTTGTTAACTCCTGGATTCCCTTGTTTCGAGAATCCGTATCCCATGGATATTCATGAATCTCCCGTAACATGTTGTGCATATTTCGCGGACTGTCCTTCGGATCTGGTACCTGCATTTTATTCCGTTGGATCCAAGTCACAAAAGAAAACGGGCTTTAGCGAGAAAGAATGGCCTATTTCTGGGGGAGAATGGAGTTCTAGTTCTAGCAGTTATAACGAGATTATTCTTACTGg GCATGCCGATGGGAGTATAAAGTTCTGGGACGCTTCAGCGGGAACGTTACAAGTTCTTTACAAACTAAAGACGGCGAAACTTTTCGAAAAGACTAGAACGCGTAGTATAGACTCCGAGGAAGACCCGTTAGCGATTCAACTTATCTTCCTTTGTCCTGAAAGTCGAAAATTAGCTATTGCGGGAAGCGGCAAACACGTTgtgttgtttaaatttaaaaaggtCGAGAGTATGTCTGAAGTAGTG ACTTTGGAGATATGCTTATCAGTGGACCCAACAAAAGAAGGGGATAATTCGCCGGATCGTGAATCTCCGGCAAACACCGTGGGAAATGTGGAATCGAAGAATACAGAGTTTAATCATCCGCTCAAGATTAAAACGGGGCTACAAAAGAGAGCGGCCGGTTTTCAAGCAACATTGATTTGTTTGACAACGGCACCCATTGGAGAACAACCGGAAAATATAACTGCTCTTAGCTTAAATTCTTCATATGGCCT ATTGGCCTATGGAAACGAGTCAGGGTTAGTGATAGTGGACATCGTGCAGAAGATTTCTTTAATTGTATTGAATACCAGTGATATTGGAGGTGGTTCTGATCCTTATCAACGCGTCTTACGGAGTCCCAAACGGCAAGATGACTTAAGACGAGAAAATGAAGACAAGGCCCGAAGTCCGAGTACAGACCAG AATCAACGAGAATCCGTGATGGAATCCGAGCCAGTAGTTACAAGGATAGCAGATTCGACTCAACAAGTATGTCTTCCAAATGAAAGTCAGACTGGAAACAATAGCGATAAATCGAGTGGGGAGGAATCCACGAACGAACACAATAAAGCAGGGAACGACGACGAGTGTCAAAAAAGTCAAGGTTGGAAGGGATTTAGTCTCAAGAGACAACTGAGCAAGGTTGATCTGAAGAtcaaaaatacttttacacCATCTTTGGTGTCTTCTCAGAATGGG AGCTCGTCATCGGGGCTCATGCAAGTACCCCAATGCCAGCAGACAAGCGGCGATACTGGCAGTCAAAAGTCTTCCACATTTTACTGCAATATCGACGAAACGGCCTGCACGAGTCGTTCGCTGTCACCGGTCGAAAGTGTCGACTCTGAATCCTCTTTGTCACCGGAGAATCAATCTCCGGGAGGCGAGAGTCCTCAGATCGATGACAGGAAGCGAGAAATCCAAGAGGCTAGAAGCCCTACGAGTGAAAACGAGAAcgagaaaatgataataaacgaCGGTAATATCGGCGTAAAAACCGAAGTAGTGAGACCGATGAATTTATCTTTGCCCGAACACGACCTAAAACCACCGCGATTGAAACGTATTGCCAAGATCAAACAGGCAAAGAGAGAAGGCCGCTTACTTTCGGTGCCGAATCTGAAATTTTCCAAGAACGAGACGACCGTTTGTGACCTAAGATGCGAAGAGAACGCTACCTCCGAATCATTCACCTGCAATCTTATAAGAAGATTCA ACAAATTCGACGGTTCCTTTCAACGATCAAGGAGCTCGAGTATGTCGTCCCTCGAAAATATTACCACAGAAACCATAAGCTGCCTTACATTTGCGGATTCTTATACGAAAAAAACCG atacaaatggCATGCCAACTTTATGGATTGGCACGTCTCTGGGATCTGTAACGACTGTTGTATTCAATACACCTGCCCATGGCGAACGTCATGCTCATCCAGTGGTTGTGTCTACTTGTA ATGGATCTACTTTCAAACTCAAGGGTTGTATCCTGTCCATGTCATTCTTAGATTGCAATGGCGCTCTGATTCCATATTTATTCGAGTCTTGGAAAGACGAAAACACGGATGGCAAGGAACGCAATA AGAGTCAAGGTAAATGTACAAATAGCCGAATGTCACCGTCGGCGAATACGCAAGTCAGCGGGGATAATTTTGAAGACAGACAATTTGTTGTGCTTGCATCGGAAAAGCAAGCGAGAGTTGTGGCGTTACCCTCCCAAAACTGTGTATATAGACAACAGCTGGCGGATACTCATATCGTAATTAAAGCAGAGGTTACACCACTGAaag ATAATGTCTCTCTGGTATGTTATGTTTCCAACGGTCACATCACGACGTACAGTCTGCCTAGCCTTAGACCGCTGATAGACGTTGATTTTCTACCTCTTATAGACTTGAG TTTTCAGACTACAAAACACGGCATTGTAGACCCCATGTTGAGCATATGGGGTCATCAACTCTTTGTTAATGGCGATACCGATCA GATCGCAAAGACGCTTTGCTTCAGCAATCGAGGCCACGGTTTATATCTTTCTTCACCTATGGAAATTCAAAAGTTCTCTGTTTCGAGTGAATTCTg cgcTGAATTAACGGAGATGATGGGTGATTTGTTTATTGGTCATGATATGCCAGAACCGCCTAAAGAAGGTTTCTTTAAAGGTTTATTCGGTGGAGGTTCGAGAAGCCTCGACCGAGAGGAGTTGT TCGGCGAATCTAGCGGTCGAGCGTCACGCACAGTGGCGAAACACATTCCAGGACCAAACGAGGCTCTCCGAGAGCGAGTCTCTAGCGCAACAGGAGAAGTAAATATGGCACATCAAATGGTTGTAGAACGTGGCGAGAAGCTATCGCAGCTCGAGGAAAGGACCGCGCGCATGATGTCGGAGGCTGAGAACTTTTCGACGAGCGCTCACGGATTGATGCTCAAGTACAAAGACAAGAAATGGTACCAACTATGA